The following nucleotide sequence is from Pseudarthrobacter psychrotolerans.
AGGCGGCGTCACCCACAACCTAGGACGAGGCGAACCCGTCCGTAGTCCCACTCTTGCCAGCGCAAAGAAAACCGCGTTCCCTCAGGGGGAGCGTGGTTGGCGTTCGACGTGATCAGAAGGGCGTATTCGGGGTGTGGACAGTGTCCACACTTTGGGTCTCGAACTGCGTGGTACTGGGGTCGGATCGGGCCGGATTCCGCATATTTCCGCGGGTGCCCAGTGTTTGCAAGGGCTGGAGTCCGGTTCGAGTCCCACCTCGGGCACAGCTGGTGGGCGCTCCGCCTGCTGGGATGTGGGGTTATTCTGGCCTCCTTCTTGGCTTCTCTGGGCGGGGTGGTTGGATTGTCACCTATTCACGTCCCGGGCCGTGGTGACGACATGACCTGAACGAGATTTCCTGAGGTTCTTTCGTTGTGCTTCGCTCCTTTTTGTCGCTTGGTGGACCGGGAATGTGGCCGTTAGTCCGGCCAAAGGGGTGTGCACATTGTGCACACCCTCTCGACGGACGGCTGTTCGGCATGCATCATGCTCCCTTCCTGCATCACCAAGTGGGCCCCAAGAAGTTACGTCGTACACCCAACCCCACAAAAACCGTCTCTGACCTGAACGAATACAAGTCTCACCCCAGCTAACTAGGAAAGTCCCGCTAGGAGGCTGCGAGCGGTGCATCACCTGGTTCACCCGCGGCAACCGCCGCGTTTCCCGCCGCGGCATCAGCCGGAAGAACGCCTGGCTGCAGCTACGGATCGCGGGACTAAACCTGCGACGCCTGCTCGCCCGCGGACGGACCGTGAACGAGGATCACGGGCGCTGCGATAACCCACCACTCGAGTTCGGCCAATCAATCCCACCACTGGATGCCGCCCCGGATCTGATGCAGAATGACTGCAAGCGCGCGGAACGACCTCGTTGTCGCACCTGAAAGGTGCTGACCAGTACAAGCCGCTTGACGGCCATTGGTGGCGTTCCGCCCGCCCCACTACCGCGTTGTTCAGCTGTCGCCTGTGCGGTTCGTCCCTTTGCGCGTCGATGCGCCCCCTTACAGTAAGCAGGGTGAGCAGCAGAATCAGCACCTACGAGGCGTGGCATCGCCTGCTTGACGGCAACGAGCGATTCGTGTCGGGAGATTCGCTGCACCCGAACCAGAACGCCTCCCGGTGCAGCGAGCTGGTGAACACTCAAAGTCCGTTCGCAGTCATCTTTGGTTGCGCGGACTCCCGTCTCGCCGCGGAGATCATCTTCGACGTCGGCCTGGGCGACGTCTTCGTGGTGCGCACAGCCGGGCACGTGATCGACGACGCCGTTCTCGGTTCGCTCGAGTACGCGCTCTCGGTGCTGCACGTCCCGTTGATCGTTATCCTCGGACACGACAATTGCGGCGCCGTCACGGCCGCGAAAGACGCCGTGGAAGGCGGGGAGTTGCCCCAGGGCCACATCCGCGATCTGGTTGAACGGATCACGCCGTCGGTGCTGAGATCGCTGCGTGAGGGAAAGACGGACGTCAACGACATGGTTGTCGAACACGTCAAGGAGACCGTTCGCCGGCTGCTGGACAGTTCACGGGTGATTTTCGACGCGGTGGACGGTTACTCCGCCGCGGTGGTCGGCGTTGGTTACCGGCTCGAAGAGGGCCGGGCCCAGCTCGTCTCCACGGCTGGCGTCCTGTAGAGGCGAGACGTGCACCCGTGCAGCCGGATTTGCCAGCCAGCGGGAACCAGCAGGATGGACTCTGAGGTCTTCAGCCCATGGGGCCGACAACGGCGCCCGCGCAATGGCAAGCACTGTCTCTCACGGACTTCTGTGTACCCTCGTTGGAGAGCACGGCAATTTGGGGAATTGATGAAACGCAGCTACTTGCCTAATAGGCCCATGGTCCGTCGTATAGTGCCAGACGAGATTCTCGGGGAAGCCGCTTTGCTTCATTTTCTGCCTTAGCCGACTTTCAAGTCGAGAGCAGCTCGGAGCTGAGCCTCTGAATAGTCCGACTGCTAAAGCCTCCGCGAGGGCATGACTAGTTGATGTCGTAGCTAATGGGGGCTGACCGTGATAGAGCCGCCAGAAACATGCGCCGGGTTTGCGCATTCGCCGGATGATGCTCAGGATGTGCCGACGGTAGATGTATGCGCGAGCCTCCCTGGTCCCATCATGCTTGGCTATGCAGAAGATTTGGCTGCCGTGGGCCTCTACGGCCTCACGCTCGTGGTTGACGGGAGGATTCGAGGGTTGACGGTGAAACGGCATAGCCGCGGCGGGCCGCGTCAGCCATCCATTGGGTGTCCGGGGCCTGCTGGGCGCCCTCCCGACCGTATGCAGCTTCAAGAGTGAGGCAGCGGATGAGGGCCAATCGGAGGACCGGGGCCAACCCTCCGTACGGAAACTGCGGAAGCCCAGGCTGGTCAAGGATGAGGACCGCATGTCCCGTACGGACGGACCCGATTCGGTCGAGGGCTAATTCTTTCCGTTTCAGCGGATGTCAGCGAGTCGGCACGACGCGCCGCACCGTTCACCAGTGGGTGGAGTCCGCTCGGATCGAATCCACGACGAATGAGCTCGGTAAGACGCGCTTTATCAGCGATCCTGCCTCCTTAACCACTCCGCGCAGGTGAACTGCGGTTCGTGCCTCAGGAATCATTGGTTGGGACAGTGAAATCCGCCCCAGCGCTGGCTGAGAGAGCCATCCAACCGCCTAATGTAGTCATTTTCGCACGATAGCGGACATAATGTGCAAAACTAGCTACATGAAGACCGTCATGCTACAGACGAAACAGCTGGGCGCCAACCTGAAAGCCCGGCGGATCATCCTCGGCCTTTCCCAGGAGCTTGTTGCCGAACGGGCCAACATCTCACGGGCGACCCTGATGCGCCTGGAGGCCGGCGACGGCGGCAAGGTCGAGCACCTCATGATAGTCGCCTCCGTCTTGGGCGTCGCTGGGAACCTTATCGAGTCCATCGACCCGCTCAATAGCGACCTGGGAAGGGCCCGCGCCCATCTCCTCAACCGCCATCGCGCCCCGAGGGGAAATTAGTGGCTCGCCGCAGCGTCCGAAAAGTTGAAGTCCTGGTCAACGAGACCCTCGCTGGCCAGATGGAGATTGAGACGGATGACCTCTCGCCCTTAGAGCACGTGTCGTTTTCGTATGCAGATACGTGGTTGTCTGACGCGGGGGCGTTCGAACTCTCTCCGGAGCTGCCTCTTGGCCGCGGCCCGCAGCGCCCCACTCTGGGAAGGAACCTGTTCGGATCCTTCCAGGATGCCGCACCTGATGCCTGGGGAAAGAGGCTTCTCTTTGAGGAAGTCCGCCAGCAGGTCAGGCCGAAGGGAACGAGCCTGCCCACACTGGGGGAGGCCGGCTACATGCTGCTGGTCAACGACGAGACTCGCCAGGGAGCCCTGCGTTTTCGGGAACAAGGGGGGTTCCTGTCGACGTGGGGAAAGAGAGCCGGCATCCGCGACCTTCAGGCTCTCGCCGAGGAGGCGAGGATATTCGCCGAGACTGGCTACGTGGACGAAGAGAATTCCCTGCTTATGGGAGCCGGTTCGTCCCCCGGTGGGGCGCAGCCGAAGGCGTGGGTGCGCGACGACGGCGGCTCGATGCTGCTCGCGAAGTTCCCGAAGAGTTCCGATATCGGGAACCCACAGCTATGGGAAATGGTGGCCATCAAGCTCCAGCAGCGTGCAGGTATCCGTGTGCAGGAATCCAGGCTTATGCCTTTGACGGAGTACACGCATATTTTCTTGACCCGCAGATTCGATCGTGCCGGTGAAACCCGTATCCCCTACATTAGCGTCCGGACCGCCCTGCAGTTGGACACTTACGCGCACCCAGACTACGTGAAGATCGCGACGGAAATCGCTGCCATCTCCGGTGCGCCAAACCAGGACGCAAACGAACTGTTTAGTCGTGCCGCATTCATCGCGATGGTCAACAACACCGATGACCACATGCGGAATCACGGCTTGCTGCGGACGGGGAAGGGCTGGAGGCTGTCGCCTTCGTTCGACGTGAACCCGATGCCTTCCGGGGTTTCTGAGACACCGCTGACCCCAGGTGGGAACCTGTGGGACCGGGACGTCAGGGATCTGCTCCACTACGCCCCGGAGTTTCGGCTGACGCGGGAGCAGGCAATCCAACGGCTGCAGTTTGTTGCCGACGCCATCTCCCACTGGCGGGAGGACGCGCTAGGCCTGGGCGCGGGGGCTGACTCCCTGGGGTACATGGACCGTGCGTTCGAGGGCGAAAACGCCAAGCGGGTCGGATCTCTGGAACCGGCACCGCTTGTGATCGATCTGGCCGGCGCCGGCGGCCCAGCGCGTCCAGCCACTAATCCCCAGGGGGAAGTTTGGGTCACCGAACACTCTCGGCGGGGCAAGATCGTGCCCGGGCACTTTCGGAAACGCCGAGGCTGACCGGCACGGCTGTTCGTCTGCCGCCGAGTCGGCTGGAGCGTCGACCTTGACCGTGGAACACTCCCCGGTCGGGAAGCGGGGCTTCTTCACGAGCTTTGTCATGGTTGGCTACGCCGTCGGCTGCTCGCTGGCCACCATCGTCTTCCTTCCGGTGGCGCTGCTGCCCGCCGAACACCTCTACGGCTGGGGCTGGCGGGTGCCCTTCTGGCTCAGCGCCGTCGTCGTTGTCATTACTTACTACGTAGGCAGCCACCTGGAGGAAACCCCGGTGTTCGCCGAAGCCAAAGAAGAAAGCGCCGTCCGGAAGCTGCCGCTGAGCGACGTCTTCAAGTACCACCGGCGCTCCGTCATCTGTGTGGCCGGAGCCTCGCTGATGGCGGCCATGCAAACGCTGTTCGCCGTGTTCAGCCTGTCCTACGCCACTTCGGTGGGCGTTGACCGCAGCGTAATGCTTGGCATTATCTCCGGGGCAATTGCGTTGTCGATCGTCGGCATTCCCGCGGCCGGCTACGTCTCCGACGTCATTGGCCGCAAGCCGACCATGCTGATTTCCGCCGGCGGTTGCGCACTCACGCTGTTCGGGTACCTCTGGGCGATTTCGACGACGGACATCCTGATGATCGCGCTCTTCGCCTTCGTAAATATGACGCTCTTCTTCAGCTGCTACAACGGCGTGTGGACATCGTCGTTCGCCGAGCAGTTCCCGGCGCCTGTGCGGTTTACGGGTATGGCCGTCAGTAACCAGCTGGGCAACCTCCTGGCCGGCTTCGCTCCCATGGTCGCAGCGATGCTGCTCCTCCCTGGCCCGTCAGGCTGGCTGCCTGTGGCCATCTTTGGCGCGGTTGCCTCCACGATCGCGGCCGTCGCGGTGCTGGGACTCCGCGAGACCTCAAAAACCCCCACGGAACTGCTTGGCGGTCCGCGGATTCAGGCCTCGGCGAGCCAGCTGCTCGCGGCCCTATCTTCCGGCCCTATCTTCCGGCTCCAAACGATCTGCTGAATCGATCACACAAACCTGAGATCGCGGCCAGCCGACGGTTGATCATCGTCGCGGCGTACTGATCCAACCGACGCCCCGACAGTCTGATCACATTCGGTCCCGCCCTGCCCGGGACCTGGGCTTCGCGGCAGGCCCGAAGGAAGCGAAGCAGCACCTCGGTGCTCACCTCCGTCAGCGGATGCCCGGCAAGCAGAAGCCACCGGCAGAACGCCAGCAGGTCATACCCGTAGGAACGCACCGTCTTTGGCGAGTAGTTCCTGTCCGTCAGATACGCAAGATACTCATCCACGAGCTCGAACTGCGGCGCCGCCTGCCCTGCCAGCGCCCAGCCACCCTCACGCTCCTCAAGCGAAAGACCACAATCGCTGTTCATGAAGAACAGGTGTACCAGCAGTGACCCAGATCACGAGAAATGTCACCGAACATGGCGTGTCGCTGACCTGCAACGATGACTGCATTAGCCGGTTAAGAGGGACACCCCCGTGCGCCCCATCGACGATCGCATCCCCAGACCGGTCACCAAGGCCCTGAAACCGGTTGAGGTGTAGACGCTGCCCTGATCGGAGTGCCAGATCGCGTCAGGCTCGATCAGGGTCGTGGCGGCGGCGTTCTTGAGCGCATCGGCGACGAGCTCGGTGCGCATGTGATCGGCGATGGACCAGCCGACGACTTTCTTCGAGTAACAGTCGATGACGGTGGCGAGGTAGACGAACCCTTGCCAGGTGTGGATGTAAGTGATGTCGCCAACGAACTTCACCCCGGGGCGGTCGGCGGTGAAGTCGCGCTTGACGAGGTCGGGCATGCCCGCCGCTGCCTCAGCATCAGCCTCGGTGGTGATGCGGAACGGGCGTGGCTGACAGGCCACAAGACCCTGGTAACGCATGATCTGCCGCACCAACTCTGGAGAGCACTCGGTCTTTTCCGCTTCGAGATCAGCATGGATGCGCCGGTACCCGTAGGTGCCCTCGGACTCCTCGAAGTAGTGTTGGATCCGCGCCGTCAGGGCCTGACGACGGACCGCCGTGGCCGATTGCGGACGCGTGGACCAGTGATAGAAACCGGACGTCGAGACGGCCAACCACAGGCACATTTTCACCACCGAATTCAGATTGGTGGGCTCGGCTTTTTGGGAATCGATGAATTCATACTTGCTCACTACCGCTGCTCCCGCGCGAAGTAAGCGCTGGCTTTTTTCAAGAAGGCAGTCTCTGCCCGCAGCTCCTGAACTTCACGCTCGAGCTCCTTCAGCCGGGCCCGTTCCGTCACCGTCAGATCCGTCTCCGTGCCGCCGTTGGCCTCGCGGTACTTGATGAGCCAATTGCGGAGCGTCTCGGGGCCGACACCGTACGCGGTGGCAACGTCCTTGATCGGCCTGGACGTGTTGATCACCTCGCGGCACAGCTCGTCCTTGAACTTCTGGGTGAATCGTCTCCGTGATGCTGTCATGCTGATTTCTACTTTCGGTAGACCCCCATTTTAAGAGGGCCCACTGTCCGAGATCTCCACGGCAGCTCACCCCATCATTGACGGGCAGAACCCGGCTCCGGGTAGCGGGGTGTTTTCTGAGCCACGG
It contains:
- a CDS encoding site-specific integrase; translation: MNSDCGLSLEEREGGWALAGQAAPQFELVDEYLAYLTDRNYSPKTVRSYGYDLLAFCRWLLLAGHPLTEVSTEVLLRFLRACREAQVPGRAGPNVIRLSGRRLDQYAATMINRRLAAISGLCDRFSRSFGAGR
- a CDS encoding MFS transporter, with protein sequence MEHSPVGKRGFFTSFVMVGYAVGCSLATIVFLPVALLPAEHLYGWGWRVPFWLSAVVVVITYYVGSHLEETPVFAEAKEESAVRKLPLSDVFKYHRRSVICVAGASLMAAMQTLFAVFSLSYATSVGVDRSVMLGIISGAIALSIVGIPAAGYVSDVIGRKPTMLISAGGCALTLFGYLWAISTTDILMIALFAFVNMTLFFSCYNGVWTSSFAEQFPAPVRFTGMAVSNQLGNLLAGFAPMVAAMLLLPGPSGWLPVAIFGAVASTIAAVAVLGLRETSKTPTELLGGPRIQASASQLLAALSSGPIFRLQTIC
- a CDS encoding type II toxin-antitoxin system HipA family toxin, translating into MARRSVRKVEVLVNETLAGQMEIETDDLSPLEHVSFSYADTWLSDAGAFELSPELPLGRGPQRPTLGRNLFGSFQDAAPDAWGKRLLFEEVRQQVRPKGTSLPTLGEAGYMLLVNDETRQGALRFREQGGFLSTWGKRAGIRDLQALAEEARIFAETGYVDEENSLLMGAGSSPGGAQPKAWVRDDGGSMLLAKFPKSSDIGNPQLWEMVAIKLQQRAGIRVQESRLMPLTEYTHIFLTRRFDRAGETRIPYISVRTALQLDTYAHPDYVKIATEIAAISGAPNQDANELFSRAAFIAMVNNTDDHMRNHGLLRTGKGWRLSPSFDVNPMPSGVSETPLTPGGNLWDRDVRDLLHYAPEFRLTREQAIQRLQFVADAISHWREDALGLGAGADSLGYMDRAFEGENAKRVGSLEPAPLVIDLAGAGGPARPATNPQGEVWVTEHSRRGKIVPGHFRKRRG
- a CDS encoding carbonic anhydrase, with the translated sequence MSSRISTYEAWHRLLDGNERFVSGDSLHPNQNASRCSELVNTQSPFAVIFGCADSRLAAEIIFDVGLGDVFVVRTAGHVIDDAVLGSLEYALSVLHVPLIVILGHDNCGAVTAAKDAVEGGELPQGHIRDLVERITPSVLRSLREGKTDVNDMVVEHVKETVRRLLDSSRVIFDAVDGYSAAVVGVGYRLEEGRAQLVSTAGVL
- a CDS encoding helix-turn-helix transcriptional regulator, whose amino-acid sequence is MLQTKQLGANLKARRIILGLSQELVAERANISRATLMRLEAGDGGKVEHLMIVASVLGVAGNLIESIDPLNSDLGRARAHLLNRHRAPRGN